In Oncorhynchus keta strain PuntledgeMale-10-30-2019 chromosome 19, Oket_V2, whole genome shotgun sequence, a single genomic region encodes these proteins:
- the cenpw gene encoding centromere protein W codes for MLKKVPKATLRSLMRKKANIRIGTAADAMVELNVLLFLHSLAEEARTKAFEEKSATIKAHHVKAVSKKLLKRARG; via the exons ATGTTGAAAAAGGTGCCCAAGGCTACATTAAGGTCTCTAATGAGGAAGAAAGCCAACATTCGTATAGGCACAGCGGCAGATGCAATG GTTGAGCTGAACGTGCTGCTATTTCTGCATAGCCTCGCAGAAGAGGCGAGGACGAAAGCTTTTGAGGAGAAATCGGCTACTATCAAAGCACACCACGTCAAAGCAGTATCCAAG AAACTGCTGAAACGAGCCcgagggtga